One part of the Coffea eugenioides isolate CCC68of chromosome 10, Ceug_1.0, whole genome shotgun sequence genome encodes these proteins:
- the LOC113749659 gene encoding ubinuclein-1-like isoform X3, protein MDEVGGGGGSAGGAGGSESGGGGGGGGRSGTTSVEVGGERLRFRVELRPGETTIVSWKKLLKDANAHGHGAAAAAAAMGSSSTAAGASASASKPNGPGPGPDPAAPSSFSTQVNNHDNIPGPPPPPHPPSMDPRLAPGQVGEKGETDAPQPPNRLNTVIERIERLYVGRASSDEEDLNDVVPDDDEYDTEDSFIDDTELDEYFQVDNSAIKHDGFFVNRGKLERVEPSMLPNEQPKKRRRKDGKGLDGSDDALNPGKHLKAGKKAGKPVPMFGRNASGLPTVIALPNVHGEDLKFQNQVNALEVSSKKRSHDSGEQPPLGVMNGDAVTLGKVAEQQKLGTHLANNQGNQMKEGCEYSDTSNQRSQEKTSYSQSKPLPGKALNNAALDQSIPQKEKSGIRERSEVGVADSKNSMQNVRVSYMQKREGSSARPKSTLLEKAIRDLEKIVAESRPPTAEAQDADNSSQGVKRRLPPEIKQKLAKVARLAQASHGKISKELVNRLMSIVGHLIQLRTLKRNLKIMVSMGLSAKQEKDNRVQLVKKEVAEMIKMRIPFMKSKAAEQQAGTSDDFQEISAEEKEAFKRKYSLDDALEDKICDLYDLYIEGLEEDAGPQVRKLYAELTALWPSGFMDNHGIKRAIYRAKDRRRALYSRHKDPEKIKRKKMLARKTEAARMEAHTVAQPVYIQEKSVADSSDHGTVLVNRPASSNTVAGAAVRMPVNFLNGSNVDRPKQEKIKGSASTHPDAIASEILQSKKIKRKSETELGDAAQFRPEKLLSVQVDDKNKSHKVQVAGSLPKSNPHPTAPTNFEQHFG, encoded by the exons ATGGACGAAGTAGGCGGAGGGGGTGGCAGCGCCGGCGGAGCCGGAGGAAGTGAATCGGGCGGtggtggtggcggtggtggGAGGAGTGGCACGACGTCGGTTGAGGTCGGCGGTGAACGGCTGAGGTTTAGAGTAGAATTAAGGCCCGGCGAAACGACAATCGTTTCATGGAAGAAGCTTCTCAAGGACGCCAACGCCCACGGCCACGGCGCTGCCGCAGCCGCCGCCGCTATGGGTTCTAGTAGTACTGCAGCTGGAGCTTCTGCCTCGGCTTCGAAGCCAAATGGACCTGGGCCCGGCCCGGACCCGGCTGCTCCTTCGTCTTTTTCGACTCAGGTCAACAATCATGATAATATTCCTggtcctcctcctcctcctcatcctcCTTCCATGGACCCCCGGTTGGCTCCG GGGCAAGTTGGGGAAAAGGGAGAGACAGATGCACCGCAACCGCCCAATCGGTTGAATACAGTAATTGAAAGAATTGAACGGTTATATGTG GGGAGAGCTAGTAGTGATGAGGAGGATCTGAACGATGTTGTGCCGGATGACGATGAGTATGATACTGAAGATTCTTTCATAGATGATACTGAGTTG GATGAATACTTTCAGGTTGATAATTCAGCAATAAAACATGATGGTTTTTTTGTCAACCGGGGAAAGTTGGAGAGAGT TGAACCAAGCATGTTGCCAAATGAGCAGCCgaagaaaaggagaagaaaagatgGAAAAGGTCTTGATGGCAGTGATGATGCTCTTAATCCGGGTAAACATCTAAAAGCTGGAAAGAAGGCTGGAAAACCAGTGCCAATGTTTGGGAGGAATGCATCTGGTCTTCCTACCGTTATAGCTCTACCTAATGTGCATGGTGAGGATCTAAAATTTCAGAATCAGGTGAACGCTTTGGAAGTTTCTTCAAAAAAGAGATCTCATGATTCTGGAGAACAACCTCCATTAGGAGTAATGAATGGAGATGCTGTGACGCTGGGGAAGGTTGCTGAACAACAGAAGCTTGGAACTCACCTGGCCAACAATCAGGGTAACCAAATGAAAGAGGGTTGTGAATATTCTGATACTTCAAATCAAAGATCACAGGAGAAAACTTCCTATTCTCAAAGTAAACCTCTGCCAGGTAAAGCTTTAAACAATGCTGCGCTGGATCAATCTATTCCACAGAAAGAAAAAAGTGGTATTCGTGAAAGGTCTGAAGTTGGTGTTGCTGATAGTAAGAACTCCATGCAGAATGTG AGAGTTTCGTACATGCAGAAGAGGGAAGGTTCCAGTGCTAGACCTAAAAGTACATTGCTTGAGAAGGCTATTAGGGACTTGGAGAAGATAGTCGCAGAAT CTAGACCCCCCACAGCAGAGGCTCAGGATGCAGATAATTCATCTCAGGGAGTCAAAAGGAGATTGCCACCTGAAATAAAGCAGAAGCTTGCTAAAGTTGCCAGATTAGCG CAGGCGAGCCATGGAAAAATATCCAAAGAGCTGGTTAACCGTTTGATGAGTATTGTTGGCCATTTAATTCAGCTTAGGACACTAAAG AGAAATTTAAAGATCATGGTTAGTATGGGATTATCAGCAAAGCAAGAGAAAGACAATAGGGTGCAGCTGGTGAAGAAGGAAGTTGCAGAGATGATTAAGATGCGGATTCCTTTCATGAAGTCCAAG GCAGCTGAGCAACAAGCTGGAACTTCTGATGATTTCCAAGAAATTAGTGCTGAGGAGAAAGAAGCATTTAAGAGGAAATATAGCCTGGATGATGCACTGGAAGATAAAATTTGTGACCTTTATGATCTTTATATAGAA GGCTTAGAAGAAGATGCCGGTCCACAAGTCAGAAAATTGTACGCTGAG TTAACTGCACTATGGCCAAGTGGATTTATGGATAATCATGGTATCAAACGTGCCATATATAGAGCTAAAGATAGGAGAAGAGCTTTATACAGTCGTCATAAG GATCCAGAGAAAATTAAGAGGAAGAAGATGTTGGCTCGGAAAACTGAGGCTGCCCGAATGGAAGCGCATACTGTTGCTCAGCCAGTATATATACAAGAAAAGTCGGTTGCTGATTCCAGTGATCATGGGACAGTTTTAGTAAATAGGCCTGCCTCCAGCAATACGGTGGCTGGTGCTGCTGTAAGAATGCCAGTTAACTTCTTAAATGGTTCTAATGTGGACCGTCCAAAGCAAGAGAAAATAAAGGGAAGTGCTAGCACCCATCCTGATGCAATTGCGTCTGAAATTTTACAGtcgaagaaaataaaaaggaaatcaGAAACAGAGTTGGGAGATGCAGCTCAGTTTCGACCAGAGAAGTTGCTTTCTGTTCAGGTAGATGACAAAAATAAATCTCATAAGGTGCAGGTTGCTGGATCTCTCCCAAAGTCAAACCCTCATCCAACTGCTCCTACGAACTTCGAACAGCATTTTGGATAG